One window of the Pyrus communis chromosome 17, drPyrComm1.1, whole genome shotgun sequence genome contains the following:
- the LOC137722031 gene encoding uncharacterized protein translates to MCERYLRANCKCLRRNIDDSSMIIKWHHSDQSYVKLNFDGSLARDKATVKFVLRNHNGQLIGSGVLNLDDAIISELEAKAFREGLLFAQRKGYTKIMVESDSKLVIQSMLDRDARPWNLIPIIEDIKWTATKFACIDWKRVFREANFVKNVFAHQSLLITNCHI, encoded by the coding sequence ATGTGTGAACGATATCTTAGAGCCAATTGTAAATGTTTGAGAAGGAATATTGATGATAGTTCCATGATTATCAAATGGCATCATTCGGATCAGAGTTATGTTAAGCTAAATTTTGACGGTTCGTTGGCTAGGGACAAGGCAACGGTGAAATTTGTCTTAAGGAATCATAATGGGCAGCTTATTGGAAGTGGAGTTTTAAATCTTGACGATGCCATTATTTCAGAATTGGAGGCTAAGGCTTTTAGAGAGGGCCTTCTTTTTGCTCAAAGAAAGGGCTATACAAAGATTATGGTTGAAAGTGACTCTAAGTTGGTTATTCAGTCAATGTTGGACCGGGATGCAAGGCCATGGAATTTGATTCCTATTATTGAAGATATCAAGTGGACTGCAACCAAATTTGCTTGCATCGACTGGAAACGTGTATTTAGAGAGGCTAACTTTGTGAAGAATGTCTTCGCTCACCAAAGCCTTCTTATTACTAATTGTCATATTTGA
- the LOC137722243 gene encoding large ribosomal subunit protein eL36x-like, with translation MAPAAPKSGIFVGLNKGHIVTKRELPPRPSDRKGKTSKRVHFVRNLIREVAGFAPYEKRITELLKVGKDKRALKVAKRKLGTHKRAKKKREEMSNVLRKMRSGGDKK, from the exons ATGGCTCCCGCCGCCCCAAAGAGTGGGATCTTCGTCGGCCTCAACAAGGGCCACATCGTCACCAAGCGTGAATTGCCTCCTCGCCCATCTGACCGCAAGGGG AAAACTAGCAAGAGGGTGCATTTTGTGAGGAATTTGATCAGGGAAGTTGCCGGGTTTGCTCCCTATGAGAAGAGGATTACCGAGCTTTTGAAGGTCGGGAAGGACAAGCGTGCTCTTAAGGTGGCCAAGCGAAAGTTGGGTACCCACAAAAGGgccaagaagaagagagaggagatgTCCAACGTTCTCCGCAAGATGAG GTCTGGTGGTGATAAGAAGTGA
- the LOC137722032 gene encoding uncharacterized protein → MSNLNKLDFTALKVFGSNYLKWVQDVKLHLTAKNLHPAIEDESDNPVGEAEKDTAMIFIRRHIHDALQTEYLVEEDPQAPWVALANHFDNQNNIFLPEARHDWQHLRFQDFKYVNEYNSDVCRI, encoded by the coding sequence atgtcgaatttgaacaaacttgacttcaccGCTTTAAAGGTCTTTGGAAGTAattacctcaagtgggtccaagatgtgaagctccacctcactgcaaagaatttgCATCCTGCCATTGAAGATGAGTCGGACAACCCCGTTGGTGAAGCTGAGAAAGacactgccatgatcttcatccgaagacatattcaCGACGCACTGCAAACCGAGTACCTTGTTGAGGAGGATCCACAAGCACCCTGGGTTGCTTTAGCTAATCATTTTGATAACCAAAATAACAttttcttgcctgaagcaagacatgactggcagcaTTTGCGCTTTCAAGACTTTAAgtatgtgaatgaatataattctgatGTTTGTCGAAtttga
- the LOC137722491 gene encoding putative E3 ubiquitin-protein ligase XBAT31 — translation MGQGLSCGEPRENGVFGAVENGDLGLVGAMVEADPSVLELSKGRRRLSALHVAAANGRIEVLSMLLDRSVINPDVVNRYKQTPLMLAAMNGNITCVQKLIQAGANILMFDSLNGRTCLHYAAYYGHSDCLQAILSAAHSTPVANSWGFARFVNIRDAGGATPLHLAARQRRPECVHVLLNNGALVCASTGGYGYPGSTPLHLAARGGSLDCVRELLAWGADRLHLDSSGRIPYTVALKHKHQACAAVLNPSSAEPLVWPSPLKFISELNPEAKALLEKALTEANMEREKAILKETVASLPSPLHSDTEADDNASEASDVDLCCICFDQLCTIEVVPCGHQMCAHCTLALCCHKKPDPSSTCPTVPVCPFCRTTITQLVVANIKASDDMEPEMSPAKPRRSRKSNVSEGSSSFKVLSPMSSFGRMGNRSSGKVAAECNEEIHKP, via the exons ATGGGTCAGGGCCTGAGCTGCGGAGAGCCTCGTGAGAATGGAGTCTTTGGAGCTGTGGAGAATGGGGACTTGGGGCTTGTCGGAGCCATGGTGGAAGCTGACCCAAGTGTTTTGGAGCTGAGCAAAGGCCGCCGCCGGCTGTCTGCTCTGCATGTCGCCGCCGCAAATGGCCGGATCGAG GTTCTGTCTATGCTGTTGGATCGGTCTGTTATCAATCCGGATGTGGTGAATCGATACAAACAG ACTCCGTTAATGTTGGCTGCGATGAATGGGAATATCACCTGTGTCCAAAAGCTTATCCAAGCAGGAGCGAAT ATTTTGATGTTTGATTCCCTGAATGGAAGAACTTGTCTGCATTACGCTGCATACTATGGCCATTCAGACTGCCTTCAAGCCATTCTTTCCGCTGCACATTCCACCCCTGTTGCAAATTCTTG GGGATTTGCGAGATTTGTGAACATAAGAGATGCAGGTGGTGCAACCCCATTGCATTTAGCAGCCCGCCAAAGACGGCCAGAGTGCGTTCATGTTCTTTTAAACAATGGAGCTCTTGTTTGTGCTTCAACTGGTGGATATGg CTACCCTGGAAGCACACCACTTCATTTAGCTGCTCGTGGTGGATCTTTAGATTGTGTCCGAGAGTTGCTTGCTTGGGGAGCGGATCGGCTTCACTTAGACTCTTCTGg GAGAATACCATATACAGTTGCTCTGAAGCACAAGCATCAAGCATGTGCTGCCGTACTGAACCCTTCATCAGCAGAGCCTCTGGTCTGGCCATCACCTTTGAAGTTCATCAGTGAGCTCAATCCAGAGGCTAAAGCTTTGTTAGAAAAGGCATTAACGGAAGCAAACATGGAGAGGGAGAAAGCAATCTTGAAGGAGACAGTAGCCTCACTCCCATCTCCTCTGCATTCAGATACTGAGGCTGATGATAATGCCTCTGAG GCTAGTGATGTGGACCTATGCTGCATATGCTTTGACCAGTTATGCACAATTGAGGTCGTACCATGTGGTCATCAAATGTGTGCTCATTGCACCCTAGCCCTATGCTGCCACAAGAAGCCCGATCCCTCATCTACTTGTCCTACAGTCCCAGTTTGCCCCTTTTGCCGAACCACCATTACCCAACTAGTTGTTGCCAACATTAAGGCCAGCGATGACATGGAGCCGGAAATGAGTCCCGCAAAGCCAAGGAGATCAAGAAAGTCTAATGTCAGCGAAGGCAGCAGTAGCTTCAAGGTGTTGTCGCCTATGAGCTCGTTTGGAAGGATGGGCAATCGCAGTTCAGGAAAGGTAGCTGCTGAATGCAATGAGGAGATCCATAAGCCTTGA